ttatatttatatatatattccattgAACAAGAGATCAAAGAACTTCATCCATCCATGCAATCAATGGGATTCATAGACCATTTGGGAACGCAGTTGAAaccgtgttttttaaaaattcaattttttttttttgcaaaaatttaatatagtttatatgttttgaatcttttttatatattgatattaaaaataattttttaaaaataaaaaaatatcattgacctgtattttgacatgaaaagttatttgaaaaacaacagctGTCACACTGACAAATACACTCCAGCTTCACCTATAATGCTATCTTACTATTAATGAATGCGTTTAACCTTTCCAAGAATTGATTGCTCAACTAACTTTTATGGAAGGaggagatttgaaaagaaaaataaaagggaaagcCACAATGGCTGCAGCTGCATAAATCCATCTTCATAAAGCTCGAAAATAAAGCTCTCTTGGATCTACGTGTGGGGGCATGCAACAACATTATTGATACAgaccttaaacttttttttttaaaaaaaagagagactgtCTCATGATCTCTTTGTTGATCTGTCCATCTAGTTTAACTTAATTTATAGTCCTTAAATTGGTGAAAATTAAGTACgaaaaattaatgttatatatacgtacacacacacaccctaATTCTTCGGAGCGtttaatttaatcaagtttGCTGAATGATGGTGATGGAAACGCAACAAACAGCTTCATCACTGGAGGACAAaagcaagaacaaaaaagatcGAGGTGCATAAAATTAAACAGCATAAATTAAAGATTGTTTTTATGAAGTTATAACTATAATAGAAATGGATTATAGGAGTAATGAAGAATATACCACAGTACAGAGGTTTAATCAACTAATTATATAGAATTAATTAGCAATTATTTGTGGTTGATCATACCATATACATGTACATATAAGAGTGAATCAATACCTGCATCCGCCAGAGGAGGTCGCCGCTGGGCTTGACATGATAACGGTTGTTGTAGAAACTGAGACGAGCTTCTTCAACCTCAGCTCTCTCCTCAGGACTTCCACCGTGAGGATCATACTCCCATGTCTGCCTCCCTACAAACTTATTTGTGCTATACAACTCATTGCTGCTCACACCTTCCGCAATCTTTAGCCTCCACATAATATATCTCTGTATTGATATTCTATGTAGCACGcaagaaacaaattattaacaagaaacCCTGACAAAATCGATTAAAGAGCtcgctagctagctagctagcatggAAGAAAataggagagggagagggagagggaggtaTACATATTACTTATAGTCTTGGGTCTTGGGGGGGAGATATAtaggcaaaaacaaacactaccaTTGAAGCAGAGAGAAAGATACAGTTGAGTGATCTTTGGTTCGGCAGGGCAGAACACGCGGTTGCTACTGCTGGTGACAATTGACAAGAACAAGTCCTTACATAGACACAGTTTTGAAGATTGTTTTGTGgctctatttaattattttaactaatgTCTTTGAcagtgtatttattttaaattgcttttaaaCTGTCTTCTATGTGtaactattaaaaattaaaaaaaaatctaaagaaaatttattttgaaaaaaactcaacaaTATAACATCAAAAAACTTGGCATCATTCATTCAATGTGAAAGTTGGTTAGGTAGTATTAAGTATCTTGGACAGGTTTGATTAGATTGGAACGGATAGGACttgattaaattaacaaaagttTCTCTTCTAGAACAACTTTTAATAGAACTTAAATTAATCTTTGAACTATCCAGAAATACACCGAACAacctaaacaaataaatatcatCGTATCATGTCCATCCGGCGTACCAAACACTACCATTGACAGCTAACAATGATGGCTTCCACAGTTTTTAAGTAACAGATAAACatggtaaaagtttttttttttttttttttaaatcacaaataCTAGTCCCTCCCCACCATCTGCTTAGACTGTCAATTTTTTAGGATGCTAAAAATCTGGATGCCACGCCCTAAAGAAGTTGACTTGCACTTTAAATGTAGTCGGCAAGAAGGAGCTGCAGGAAACAAATTTCACCGAtcaccattattttttatattttataggaaaaattaCTAATAATTTATCTGTCTTCAAAAATCctggaaaaaaaacacagtgAAATGTCTTCTTCCCTTCTCCTTCTAAGAATTTGTTGCTTGTTATGTTGGCTGCGAGTCTAacaagtaataaaattatttattgtacTTAATTGGTGGAGAGATCCTACCCAAAACCTATCGATTGAGGAGAAGAGTGGTTGCTAGTTCTTTTTGGTTTGATACGGTCATGATCTGTTGTCCGGTGTCTTATGGTATTGGAGGTGCTGCCATGGATAAGGCTGTTTGGTGGTGGCGATCATATGGTTTTTCCAGCAGAACTAGTGGCTGTTGGTGATCTTCGGCTTGCTGGGATTTGTGGATTAGTAATGGGAACTGCTAAGGGATGTGGCTGTTGACAATGGAAGACTTGTTGCTGTTGACAGTAGTGGTTAATGGGTGATGGATTTAGGGGATgatttgaacatttttttttttttttttgcgttttaaaaatatttttgaaattttttttaattttttttgcttcaaattaatattttttggtattttcaaattattttgacatgctggtgccaaaaataatttttaaagaataaaaaaatattattttaatatatttcagagaaaaaaaacactttcaaaagcAACTActatcacactctcaaacacctccAAACAGTACCTAAGATCCTGTAAGGACTTGTTTAGCAGGTGAGGggtgaaagggaaaaaaaggtgGCGACTAAGTTTGGtgttttggggaaaaaaatgaccatgatttcttttttctaattataaatttgtaatatttaatacaAGAAGTTTTTAGCcatgaaaaataatgataaatttgtaaataatcagataatttttttaattttttttacatgctaGATATAGGATCTAGATTGTTATGcacacaataaaattttatgttatggagtgtaatttttcaaaactcaatAGGTAAGTGCAATTTCAACTAAACTATAGGATTCTAgaggtaatatatatatatatatatatatatatatatatatatatatatatatatatatatatatatatatatttggcttTAAACACATTTGTGTTTGTGTATAGAAACATACCATTAGTTTTTGAGTTGTAAAATGTTGGATTTTATGATCCAATATaagtattttaacatgaaatattaatatattttaaaaactaattaaagataaataagaaattattttcaacaaacctttaaataacaaaaatatttttgaataaaaaaaatatcaaacccaAAATAAACAAATCCACACATCTTTAGGTCATCCcctctttttgaaaaaaaaacataaacagaaggtcatatttttcaatttaaattaaataacacaATTATCATAACCCACATGTAACCTTGTAGATGTTTCGTGTACTTCAACCAATTGAGCTAAGACACCATTTTAtcctaaaacttttaaaataatatattaaactcGTGTTTTTGGtagttgagaaaataaaatacaattcttgAACTCGCCCTACGCATGTTAATCACTCAGCTAcgcaattaattaaaaaatatattaatctgtTTATAATACATGActtgaaaaataagataagaacctGGTTTTGAGACACTAACCAGAGGTCGCAGATCAATTAATTTCTGCAAATAATTCCATAGTATGTCAAGGATTTATCTTATCTATACTTAAAAAGTTGATGACCCAAATTCCTGGTCATAAAAAATGCAtgacttcaatatttaattttctcaattccTCTAAGCAAGAAATGGAGGGACTTCTCCTGGCAAAAGGGAAGGAGGGAGGGCCAGCAGacagcataaaaaaattgatagctAAAGAAAGatgaacataaattaataactctttattaataaattaattattgcaCCTAGAAAATTGaagggggaaaaaacaaaattgtctaCGGGAaatgttcatatatataatcaacATCACCATCACCgaataaaattgtaaaactGATTGTATATATTCCATCTTAAAATTTGTGGTCTTCTTCGTAAAATCAACATCATCACCACTTGTGGagcaatatattttaaaattttaatttttaatttaagtttatatCTAAAGAGGTCAAAAATAAGGTGGTAAATTGGTAATTCTATAATTttagattgaataaaatattatatcaaaataacataagtCTAACTTCCTTATATGTTTATTATCTTTGGGTTCAGTTAAGTGTTGAGTCCAAATATATTTGGACATAGTGAGCTGTCAAACTTAATATATTAGGGTTCAATTACGCGTTGAGCTGAAATAGACTTAATTATCGGGGACTATCTAAACtagatcaaaaaaaattatctattccTTGAGCTCACAAGAAGAGAACATTGATATCAAATGTATGATTATGCActatttaaataatcaaaatcctCATTTATCATGGacatattcaattttaaaacacCATCAACCACAACCACCACAaccatcattttataaaatgaattaaattattggGTGAAATTTGGCAGAGCCTCACAATTTATGTAAGAACTTGTACGCACTGAATTCAATGTTCATATACATAAGAACATGGGTGGACGTGATAGattagaaatagaaaaagaaacattaaTGGACTGAGATATCATTGTCAGCTTCAGCATCATCTCGCACGCCACCGGCAAGCTAGCTTGTAGCCTTGTAGTCAAACTCATCTTTAAAACCACATCATCATCTGTAAGGATATACATTCAAACTCGGTGGTGGTTATTGAGATTTACAGtactaaatatttaaaatgtgaGCAGAGATATATGATCCACGTTCCATGCATGAAGGGATCAGtgggctatatatatatatgatcagtACTGTGTCCACAGGGAAAGCCACTAATTAAGAGGAACATCGCCATATATATAGTCTTGATGAAACATGATTACATCTGCACTCATTTTGCGGCAAAGAATATATATGGAGGATCATACCTGCCGCCGCCGCCGTATTGGGTTGGGTGGGCACTTCTTGAGATGGACATCGATTTGTTTTCAGAATCCCGTCATGCCAACCTTCTTGTATCCATGGCAAACTGCCAAACCCTAAacctcaaaacaaaaacaaaaaaaatgattaaaatgaaGATCAAACTAGTCAAACTCGTGATTTGAAGCTAGGTAGGTGGTGCAGTGTAACTTAGTGGCCCTTTGCCAACGTACGGAGGCAGGTTAGTTCTGATTTATAATCTTTCATCGATATAATCCACGATAAATACTTTATCGAAATCCTACCTCTGATATCCTATCTTCATTTCGCTTGTCGTCTTTTGCCCTAACAGTAACCAAACACCATTGAATATTCATAACATGATGAAATTTGCCTACTCCACAATTTTATCAGCAATATCTTTTTCACTTACAAGTCATGATATATCAAATCGGTGGCATgccataaattttataaaaatattcactttgattttttaactttaaaaatcatgtaaattatacaattttagtatcttaatatttttcaattcaattttgatacaaaaatttatttttattattttttagtccatTGTTGAGAGAGGGGAGAGAATAGTCGCCAAATTCCGGCGATAAAGATATAAAAGTGTCGTTAACACTAATTTAGACTACCAAAACAGATGAAATTTGTGTCAAACGGTTCAATTTGATGTGGAAAGTtcatattaggttttttttctttaaaattcatgaaaaaacatatttaagttcacgttgattttgattttttggatgGTTTTTTGAGGTCATAGATAGATTTATTACAATTCCTATAAATTTTTGGgttgaaaaatgagtttttcggtaaaaaaaacttgagcttTGATTTTCTGGCCACCACAATGATTGGAATCTGAGCAAATCAGACGATTCTTTGTTTGCCTCAGCAGACAACGCGTTATCtggttgtttttattcaaaaacaaattgggGCGCACGACATGTCATCCGCCCCagttgcaaaaaataaataaataaatagtcaaATTACACGGGCCTCGACAAAATATGTCAGGACAATATTGGGTTGGTGTTCGATTTTGCAATcgtctatttttttatcatatagttaaataaaaaatagtttcaaaaaaaattataatcctaaTAAAGTTCATAACCTGGTTTACAGGTTTGGCGTATTAGCTCAGGTTACCCAATTCACAGgtttgacgggtttacccaCCAACCagataaccttttttttttttgtttttggtcctttagttttttaaattattatttttttattttgtccttcaatattagattggttAGGAAATACattgcatgatttatttttatttgttttctatatgatTATCACagtctcaaataaatatatattttagggtTGATGTTCAATTTTAAtagcatctatttttattatataattaaataaaaaatatataaaacaggttattaaactcaatagaGTCCATGATCCGAGCCGCGGGGAAATTGACATTGATCCATTCTATTGTTGTctcgatattttttaaaaaaaattatcattttaaagtttttctaaaaatcaaggcatgattttattagttatttatattacttttaaatttataaaattaattcatttaaatcgGGTAAACTTTCATGAACGTTGTGGtcattttaaatgataaaaaataataataaaaaaaaaacctctttaagctctttaatatatttcacaTTTTAAACGAAAACCGATCTGACACGGCGGTTGACTAGTGTTTTAGACTTTTAGTAAGTGGTGATGCCTCGTGATTCACACATATAATAGTTGAAGTTGACACAAAATTCCCACTTTAGGAGTCCTCAATCTTACCAAGTCTGAGTTCAGATGGGCTTATGGTATTTGTCGGTAACGTGTTTTAGTTGGCTCTAAGCTAACTTTTGGTACATGAAAATTGCGAAAGCAAACcccgaaagaaaagaaagacagaGACAGGCCActccccctctctctcaatTTCGTGGTAGACTCTGACTTAACAACTTCATTTACGTTCATACTTCACGATACAGATCGACTGATTAAGATCGGTAGCTAGGAAGAGATCAAGGGTTGTTGGTTGTTGGGCGCTTCATCTCACTAAATACTCAAGGGATTGTTCAGACTTGCAAGCTTTAAACAACTACGCAATTAAGAAATCAGGACTTCGTTGTATGCTTTAAGCCAATCAACGTTACTGTAACACCATGCTCTGTATAGTTTATTAATCAAAGGAAGCAATAATGACAGCTGCTCTTAGGGTTTTTATATTGCcagttaaaatttaaagtttcaaGTTTTCAGAATAATTTATCTGAACTCACCATCTCGACGTGGAAGAAGGGTTTGATCCATCATTCTTTGGTTTGAGCAATgtcaaaagacaaaaaacaaaaaaagaagaagccctGAGCCATGTTTGAGGTTACAACTTGTCTTGTCTAAGGGCTTGGAGATTTCTTTCGGGCCAGTCCGGACGAGAGTAGAAATTTGGTCGTGTGAGAATGACAAGCGATTCGCGGACTACCTCACTCAGGAAGTTGAATTTCTCCATAAAATCTTTcatgcagaagaagaagaagaagagagaaagaaagcaaaccctttgaagttgttaaaaaagcaaagaaaatctcCAAGAGTCCTATGTAACCAAGGCTACTAGCAGACATGTACAAGAGGGAcaaccaaacaaaaagaaatgacTTTGTTCTATATCAAACTTGAAAGAATATAGCTAGCACTAGTAATCAGAATCCTCCATCTGATTAGAAACTGCAATATCGTCTCTTATGTTCATACTCGATCACTGAAATAATCGCACCAATGCTTGCACTATCTCTGACATAGGCGGCCGGAATTCAGGCTCCACCTAAGAATACAAAGAATGCAATGCAAGATATTACTTCTGTTTGAAGAGATCACCAAGCTTGAAGACAGTAAAGCACAAACACTACCCTGCACCAACAATTTCCCGATGGTTCTTACCTGTGCACAGAGGGAAATGATATCAGCAAATCGAGAAACAGACTTTGGAGGGTATAGCCCGCGCAATGCAGGGTCTACCATTTTGTCCAACGCATCAATGTCATGTAGTTGAGGGGTGGCCCATCGAACCAGACATTGTTCTGATTTCGGTTTTGAACTGCAAAGAAGCAAGGGAATATGGCAACTTAATTAGTTATGATATGGAGATTACATTGGCTATCACCATGCACTGGCAAACGGTGAATAAAAAGATTGCAGCAGCAGTGAAACCATACCTGTCAAGAGGCTGCCTACCAGTCAATAACTCCAGCATCACCACTCCAAAACTGTAAACATCACTCTTCATTGTATAAGCTGAAGGCTTGGTGCACTCTGGAGCATTGTATCCTGCACCAAGGTTTTGGCTTGTCCgctgagaaaaagagaaaaaccatAATTGAAATTCACATGTTAATACTAAAAGCTGTCAAAACAACAGGCATCGCATTTCCAGACTATGCTAGCAGTAAGGAGATCTTGGATGTCCCAAGAAATACTAACATGATGGAAGTTTGCCAGCCCGTAGTCGCAAAGACATGGATTGAGCTCAAGGTCAAGCAAAATGTTAGATGACTTGATGTTCTTGTGGATGAAGGATGGAGAACAAACTTCATGGAGGTACCTGCCCAaagaattgatattttattagagaaaaaggaaacagcTACGGCGAATCATTCTGCAGGAGGGCGTTCATCTGCATTCTTGCTCTACAACTTAAGCATTTAGCCACTAGGCTAATAGATTTGCATGAGCATGTGCTTATATTGACTTACTCGACAGCACGTGCCGTGCCCAAAGCTATTCTAACTCTGGTATTCCAAGTTAGTGGTTTGCTGTAGTCATCTGACACATGCAGGAATTCATGAAGTGAGCCATTCCTGAAATACTCGTATATCAACATGCTGTGCCCTTGTTCTGAACAATAACCAACAAGCTCAGCAATGTTCTGATGGTGAACTTTTGAGATGCTTGTAGCAATTTCTGAAAACTCTTGCTTTGCGCCTTGAAAAAGTGATGAATCAATCTTTTTGACAGCTAAAACCtgataagcaaaaaataaattatgttgcaGGAACGCAAAATCCAACTATTCATTGCAAATTGTGTTTTCAGTTACAATCAAGCACATAAAATATATGAGGCGCCAAATTCAACAACGAACTAGGGATCAAGTATTAGGTAGTGCcagaaaataaatggaaaggAAAATATGAAATGACTAATCATACCTTCCCATCAGGATATTTGGCCCTGTAAACAGGACCGAGGGATCCCTCACCAATAAGTCGGCCCGATGCAAAATTGCCAGTAGCAGTCTGCAAATCTGTCAAGGAAAAAGCTATGGAACGAACAGAGGTGTTTCTTCCAGCATTTAGACGGATGGCAAACTCGTTGTCACTTATAGACTCAGAAAAATCAGAAGGTGGAGGCTTGTAACCCACGGAAGGAGCTTTTTGCAGATTCTTTATATCAATCGAACCAGACAAATTGATTGGTTCAATTTCTGTCACCAGTAAATCATATTGTTAAGTCCACACCAACAATGTCAGTCAGCATGCACAGTATTGAAACAGGACAGCATTAAAAAGCGACATAAAGGTGTGAACacaaagtaaaatatttataacagaGATTTAGCAAAGTTCTCTACGTAAAATTATGCTGAAGTCAATCAACTACCTTTAAACTCTTTCTTTATGGCAGCACGGGTGTCATTGGATAGTTCATGTGATGAAAGGGGAGTAAATGCTCTATGCCAGCTACCATTATCTTCCTCAAGAAAATTTGAAGATGGAGAAGACCTTCTCTTTGAAAGTAGTATAATGAGGAGTCCAACTACAACCAGTGAAGCCAAAACTATTAACGCTATAGCAAGTCCATTCATGCCACCTTTCCCACTTCCCTTGCCATGGGCTGAACTAGATTTACCACGAGGAGCAGGACCAGATGACCACGCATTCCCGCCCGTTcttcagaaaataaaatcacGAAGTCAGAGAAGCAATATCTTACAACCTAcatcctcaaaaaaaaaaaaaaaagggagaggcAAATTTAGGGTATTCTTACTCCAGATTATCAATGCCATTCAGTGAATCAGGGACCCAACCAGTGAACTCATTGTCTTTAATATTCCTGCCAGTGGAATAGTGGATTCATGTTGTGAGTTCTTTACTTTTCACTAACATCAACTACTGTATTGAAGTTTGAAACCATCATTCTTATCAATGAATCATCGGGCTTTAGAATTTTAGACATCAATATTTCTGACCTAAACTGAAAAACAATAGCTGTTCAATTGAAGTACTCAGAATGTTACTTACAAATCTTTAAGGGGAAGTCTGGCAAGGACATCTATGGTACCGGTGAATTCATTGTCTTGCAAATGCCTGTACAAAGACATAAACAATCACTGGAATAAACTAAGAGgacctaaataaaaattttattatcactTCTTACAATGTGCTGAGGCTTGAAAGTGCAGAAAAACTCTGAGGCAGATTCCCTGAGATCGAGTTGCGGGATAGATCCCTGTAAGTCATCTCCATGAGTGAACCATAACTTTTATTGTAACAAACAGATGACTTTAAGAACCTTTTGATCATTCCAGTTAGTAATACTTACATTGTTTTAAGTTTAGAGAGTTTCTGAAACATATCACTCAACTgtccatttaatttattttgattaagatTTCTGGAGGAAGCATCAAAATTAAGAATGAGTATTAAGAACAAATGGAAGGTTTTGTAACAAAAGAACCAAGTATGCTTACAGGTTTTGAAGTTTAGTCATTTGTGAAATTGAGTAGGGCACACTGCCAGTGAAGCCATTATTAGAAAGATCTCTGCACGTTAAGCTTGCAAGATTAGTATCAAACACACTTAGATTCATAAAATCAgtccagtaaaaaaaaagtgagcTTGGGTAAAGAACAATCAGAACATATAACAACTTGTTTAGTTGTGTTCCAGATGAAGAAAATGTCAGTAGGCTTACAAGGTAGCTGCATTAGGAGGAAGCTGGTATGGTATATCATTCTTGAGGTTGTTCTTGCTCACATCACTGTACTATGACAAAGAAATACCAAAAGTCTTGAGGTTTTGTTCCTTCATCAGAAAAAAAGCTAGTGGTAAAACAAAAGTGCTATGATTTAGAATCTGGGCATTACAAATAGGTGACAGATTTCAAGTTTGATAGCTGATAACCCAGTGATCCAGTAAGTCCAAGTCCAGATAATTTTCTGCAAGAGCATTCAGAAAATTCAGGGTTATTCCTGCTAATTATGTGAAATGTAAAATCTCTTCACCAGAAATATTTTGACAGGCAAATCTAACTACATTTCAGTCACAGATGAGCCTGAGCACTGGATTCCTTCCCAAGAGTCTCCACAAGGGTCCCCACCACTTGATTGCCATCCACTCAGTTTTGAAGGAGAGTTTAAGCTCGTAAACATCACATTCAAAGCCGAAACTGAAATGAGCAATCACAATACGGGAAACATCAGAATACTGAAATGCAAATTTAATAGATTCTTAAGAAAATTATGATTATGTAACTGAAGATCATAAAAGAAGGGTTCTGAGTTTCAATACTGTCTTTGAATATTTGCAGTTGTTAAGCCTATTAGTATCCattttttgttgcaaatttgtagTTAAAACAAGCACTTTTCAGTAACCCCGTTGTAAATGCACTGAACTTTTCACCatagttattttcttcttgaatGAGTTTATCTACATATACATGAACAAATAGTTGAAAACATCCCTTGATGGATCCAATCCATGAAAACCAAGAACACCCCATCAAAAGTTAATTGCATTTAAAAAGACTGGCTTTTATTACCCATAGATTAAACAACAAACGAATATAGTATTAGTAAAGGCAATAAAGATCATAGATCTCCCTTGTATAAATCAAATTTCATGCTCTCCTGAGATTAAACATGTACAGAAATTTCACCTTGATAACCAACCTGTGTGTGTGTGGAACCTTGAAACGTTACAGATAATTACGTGTTCCTAAACACCATTACCTCATTCAGgaatcaaaacaaaatgtaaaGCAAAATCAATAAACTTTTCCGTGCATGTGTAAACGGAGTGTGCATACCATCTTCAGAATCAGTCTTCGAATGGACCAAGGTGGTGAGGATTACAAGAGAGACAATCAAGAACCCAAAAAGACTATGGTACATTCTCCTAcaccaaaacataaaacaataatgaagcaggctaaaaaaaaagagagtaatgtGGGTTTTGTTTCTATGTTATGCTTGAAGCTATCTAGATTCAAGAGAATGGTTATGAATGACGTTTCAGAAGTCAGACATGAACAACAGGATTCTAGCCTTCCTTCTAGGTACAAGAAGGAAGAAAAGGGgagtcttttcctttttttgttgtttttgaattatttttttttttttttaagagagaggCTATATTTGAAGAAAAGACAGCTAACAATAAGTGGCATTTtttcagagaagaaaaaactgcGAATGATTAGGAGAAATGAGAGTTTGTCAATGTTTTCCGGCTTTAGGAGTTATTACTAACAAAGCCTTCTGTTACTATCTTCCCGCCTTCTTATACTAACCGCTCTTCCTTCATAATCCATACTTGTTTtctcctttcatatatatatatatatatcgaaccAACGTAAGTGTCAACCAATACTATACATAAACATCATCGGTATACTAAGAATAGCTTTTGTAGATCAAAGACAGTTTGGTAAAGGcatcgttttcttttttatacacaTCAATGCATTATATAAACATGATCCCATAACTGAAGTGTTTTCTAAACTGAACATGGCAATAATTATGCTGGTGTAATTACTGAATA
This Populus alba chromosome 7, ASM523922v2, whole genome shotgun sequence DNA region includes the following protein-coding sequences:
- the LOC118050533 gene encoding protein STRUBBELIG-RECEPTOR FAMILY 5 isoform X1, producing the protein MFWCRRMYHSLFGFLIVSLVILTTLVHSKTDSEDVSALNVMFTSLNSPSKLSGWQSSGGDPCGDSWEGIQCSGSSVTEIKLSGLGLTGSLGYQLSNLKSVTYFDVSKNNLKNDIPYQLPPNAATLDLSNNGFTGSVPYSISQMTKLQNLNLNQNKLNGQLSDMFQKLSKLKTMDLSRNSISGNLPQSFSALSSLSTLHLQDNEFTGTIDVLARLPLKDLNIKDNEFTGWVPDSLNGIDNLETGGNAWSSGPAPRGKSSSAHGKGSGKGGMNGLAIALIVLASLVVVGLLIILLSKRRSSPSSNFLEEDNGSWHRAFTPLSSHELSNDTRAAIKKEFKEIEPINLSGSIDIKNLQKAPSVGYKPPPSDFSESISDNEFAIRLNAGRNTSVRSIAFSLTDLQTATGNFASGRLIGEGSLGPVYRAKYPDGKVLAVKKIDSSLFQGAKQEFSEIATSISKVHHQNIAELVGYCSEQGHSMLIYEYFRNGSLHEFLHVSDDYSKPLTWNTRVRIALGTARAVEYLHEVCSPSFIHKNIKSSNILLDLELNPCLCDYGLANFHHRTSQNLGAGYNAPECTKPSAYTMKSDVYSFGVVMLELLTGRQPLDSSKPKSEQCLVRWATPQLHDIDALDKMVDPALRGLYPPKSVSRFADIISLCAQVEPEFRPPMSEIVQALVRLFQ
- the LOC118050533 gene encoding protein STRUBBELIG-RECEPTOR FAMILY 5 isoform X2 gives rise to the protein MTKLQNLNLNQNKLNGQLSDMFQKLSKLKTMDLSRNSISGNLPQSFSALSSLSTLHLQDNEFTGTIDVLARLPLKDLNIKDNEFTGWVPDSLNGIDNLETGGNAWSSGPAPRGKSSSAHGKGSGKGGMNGLAIALIVLASLVVVGLLIILLSKRRSSPSSNFLEEDNGSWHRAFTPLSSHELSNDTRAAIKKEFKEIEPINLSGSIDIKNLQKAPSVGYKPPPSDFSESISDNEFAIRLNAGRNTSVRSIAFSLTDLQTATGNFASGRLIGEGSLGPVYRAKYPDGKVLAVKKIDSSLFQGAKQEFSEIATSISKVHHQNIAELVGYCSEQGHSMLIYEYFRNGSLHEFLHVSDDYSKPLTWNTRVRIALGTARAVEYLHEVCSPSFIHKNIKSSNILLDLELNPCLCDYGLANFHHRTSQNLGAGYNAPECTKPSAYTMKSDVYSFGVVMLELLTGRQPLDSSKPKSEQCLVRWATPQLHDIDALDKMVDPALRGLYPPKSVSRFADIISLCAQVEPEFRPPMSEIVQALVRLFQ